From one Novosphingobium sp. genomic stretch:
- a CDS encoding efflux transporter outer membrane subunit: MKHPPLRTTTILAALLPVLLAGCVSPPPLGPKPTPTAVSDYASQQTLGAATRSDAAWPTQDWWHAYGDPQLDALIAEGLSGSPDVATAVARLHQAQGYQQQQHAPLLPKLDGRIIGQETYAKDFPGGILSDGWSGVGADVLQLSFDLDLWGKNRAALRAAKLESTAAELDVAQARLTLSTAIASSYADLARLYAERDVQEASIRLKETQAQLTSERVTNGLDTQAELKQAQAAVPAAREQMLQIDENIALTRNALAALLGKGPDRGLSIARPTVQIAARGLPEGVTTDLIAHRPDVAAALARVKADDEQIKVARAGFYPAVSISALAAHPAIGLENLVQGSTVLAGIGPSISMPIFHAGEIKGKYRSARSTFDEAVAAYDKTVAGAFHDVADAAASQSMLTQRLEQSGQALTQSEAAYEIANMRYKGGLSTYLNVLSAQEAVLTARRTHADLQARAFTLDVALVRALGGGLSASVANNTPPSAAAAANAPKDATHG, from the coding sequence ATGAAGCACCCCCCACTTCGCACCACGACCATCCTAGCCGCCCTGCTGCCCGTGCTGCTGGCCGGCTGTGTCAGCCCCCCGCCGCTCGGCCCCAAGCCCACCCCGACCGCCGTATCCGACTATGCCTCTCAGCAAACGCTGGGCGCCGCCACGCGTTCCGATGCGGCATGGCCCACGCAGGACTGGTGGCATGCCTATGGCGACCCCCAGCTCGACGCGCTGATTGCGGAAGGGCTGTCCGGCTCCCCCGATGTCGCGACCGCCGTTGCCCGCCTGCATCAGGCGCAAGGCTATCAGCAGCAGCAGCACGCCCCCCTGCTGCCCAAGCTGGACGGCCGCATCATCGGTCAGGAAACCTATGCCAAGGACTTCCCCGGCGGGATCCTGTCCGACGGCTGGAGCGGCGTTGGCGCCGATGTGCTCCAGCTCAGCTTCGATCTTGACCTCTGGGGCAAGAACCGCGCCGCCCTGCGCGCCGCCAAGCTGGAAAGCACCGCGGCCGAGCTGGATGTGGCGCAGGCCCGCCTGACGCTTTCGACCGCCATCGCCAGCTCCTACGCCGATCTCGCCCGTCTCTATGCCGAGCGCGATGTGCAGGAGGCCTCGATCAGGCTGAAGGAAACGCAGGCCCAGCTCACCAGCGAGCGCGTCACCAACGGCCTCGATACGCAGGCGGAGCTGAAGCAGGCGCAGGCCGCCGTGCCCGCCGCCCGCGAGCAAATGCTGCAGATCGACGAGAACATTGCCCTCACCCGCAATGCTCTGGCCGCGCTGCTCGGCAAGGGTCCGGATCGTGGCCTGTCCATCGCCCGCCCCACGGTGCAGATCGCCGCGCGCGGCCTGCCCGAGGGCGTCACCACCGATCTGATCGCCCATCGCCCCGATGTCGCGGCCGCTCTGGCCCGCGTGAAGGCCGATGACGAGCAGATCAAGGTCGCCCGCGCCGGTTTCTATCCGGCCGTATCGATCTCGGCACTGGCGGCGCATCCCGCGATCGGGCTGGAGAACCTCGTGCAGGGCAGCACCGTGCTGGCCGGCATCGGCCCGTCGATCTCCATGCCGATCTTCCATGCCGGAGAGATCAAGGGCAAGTACCGCTCGGCCCGCTCGACCTTCGACGAGGCGGTCGCCGCCTATGACAAGACTGTCGCGGGCGCCTTCCATGACGTGGCCGACGCCGCCGCCAGCCAGTCGATGCTGACCCAGCGGCTGGAACAGAGCGGCCAGGCCCTCACCCAGTCCGAGGCGGCCTATGAGATCGCCAACATGCGCTACAAGGGCGGGCTCTCCACCTATCTCAATGTGCTTTCGGCGCAGGAGGCCGTGCTGACCGCGCGGCGCACCCATGCCGATCTTCAGGCGCGTGCCTTCACGCTGGATGTCGCGCTGGTGCGCGCTCTGGGCGGCGGGCTGAGTGCCTCTGTCGCCAACAACACCCCCCCTTCAGCGGCCGCAGCCGCAAATGCCCCCAAGGATGCAACCCATGGCTGA
- a CDS encoding TetR/AcrR family transcriptional regulator yields the protein MSKREERRGERRATILEIAGKCFFEHGYAGTTMSAVAARLGGSKGTLWSYFSSKEELFAACVEEKTELFRTELVQVLNSGAPLRTAIEGFCRRFMAKIREPQSVALYQLLCGEGTRAPEASRIFYERGPGVVQALLVGFLGSHVEAGRLSGGTALEMAQVLISLCTGISHQRVLLGLNCPQGMMQPPPPEKIADLFFRLYAVDDGESKRVA from the coding sequence ATGAGCAAGAGAGAAGAGCGCCGGGGTGAACGGCGCGCCACCATTCTGGAGATCGCGGGCAAGTGCTTCTTTGAACACGGCTATGCGGGCACCACCATGTCTGCCGTGGCGGCCCGTCTGGGCGGTTCCAAGGGCACGCTGTGGAGCTATTTTTCCTCGAAAGAAGAGCTGTTTGCGGCCTGTGTCGAGGAAAAGACCGAGCTGTTCCGCACCGAACTGGTGCAGGTGCTCAATTCAGGCGCGCCCTTGCGCACCGCGATCGAGGGGTTCTGCCGCCGCTTCATGGCCAAGATCCGCGAGCCTCAATCGGTGGCGCTCTATCAACTGCTGTGCGGCGAGGGCACGCGGGCTCCAGAGGCGAGTCGCATCTTCTATGAGCGCGGCCCCGGCGTGGTGCAGGCGCTGCTGGTGGGTTTTCTGGGCAGCCATGTCGAGGCCGGGCGGTTGAGCGGCGGCACGGCGCTGGAAATGGCGCAGGTGCTGATCTCGCTGTGCACTGGCATTTCGCATCAGCGGGTGCTGCTGGGGCTCAATTGCCCGCAGGGCATGATGCAGCCGCCGCCGCCCGAGAAGATCGCGGATCTGTTCTTCCGGCTCTACGCTGTGGATGATGGCGAGAGCAAGCGAGTCGCCTGA
- a CDS encoding DHA2 family efflux MFS transporter permease subunit has protein sequence MAEPASKKPALPPDQVLQGTSLLIAAFALALSNFMVVLDTTIANVSVEHIAGGLAISASQGTWIITSYSVAEAVCVPLTGFLSLRYGAVKTFIMGMAGFAIFSALCGMSTNLPMLVICRLGQGFCGGPLMPLTQTLLLRIFPKEKHGAAMGMWAMTTVTAPILGPILGGTISDNWSWHWIFFINLPVAAVCLFISMRYLRAAETPTSQPRIDVVGLGLLVGWVACLQLMLDLGHDRDWFNNNFILALGILAAIGFLVFCAWEFTDAHPVVDLRVLRHRGFTVATLAMAACFGTYFTSAVIIPQWLQSSQGYTATYAGYVTAFSGMSAVVMSPFVARWVTRVDPRLLVFLGITWLGVTTLMRAHWNSGGDFWTFAFPQLLQGIGLPLFFVPVTTIALGAVSPEETASAAGVMSFLRTLSGAVATSIVTTAWDSDSRISRNELVSQMNTGPTRDALDTAGFSLGQIRGVIEQQIATQSTAVATTHIFLASSFLFFASALIIWLAPRPRGKVDTSAAH, from the coding sequence ATGGCTGAACCGGCTTCCAAGAAGCCGGCGCTGCCGCCCGATCAGGTTCTACAGGGCACATCCCTGCTGATCGCGGCCTTCGCGCTGGCCCTGAGCAACTTCATGGTGGTGCTCGACACCACCATCGCCAACGTCTCGGTGGAGCATATCGCGGGTGGCCTCGCGATTTCCGCAAGCCAGGGCACCTGGATCATCACCTCCTATTCGGTGGCCGAGGCGGTCTGCGTGCCGCTGACGGGCTTCCTGTCGCTGCGCTATGGCGCGGTGAAGACCTTCATCATGGGCATGGCGGGCTTTGCCATCTTTTCCGCGCTGTGCGGCATGTCCACCAACCTGCCCATGCTGGTGATCTGCCGCCTTGGCCAAGGCTTCTGCGGCGGCCCGCTGATGCCGCTGACCCAGACCCTGCTGCTGCGCATCTTCCCCAAGGAGAAGCACGGCGCGGCCATGGGCATGTGGGCGATGACCACGGTGACGGCGCCGATTCTGGGCCCGATCCTTGGCGGCACCATCTCCGACAACTGGTCATGGCACTGGATCTTCTTCATCAACCTGCCCGTGGCGGCGGTCTGCCTGTTCATTTCCATGCGCTATCTGCGTGCGGCCGAAACGCCCACCAGCCAGCCGCGCATCGATGTGGTGGGTCTGGGCCTGCTGGTGGGCTGGGTGGCCTGCCTGCAGCTCATGCTCGACCTTGGGCATGACCGCGACTGGTTCAACAACAACTTCATCCTCGCCCTGGGCATTCTGGCGGCGATCGGCTTTCTGGTCTTCTGCGCCTGGGAGTTCACCGACGCCCATCCGGTGGTCGATCTGCGGGTGCTGCGCCATCGCGGCTTCACCGTGGCGACGCTGGCCATGGCGGCCTGTTTCGGCACCTACTTCACCTCGGCGGTGATCATTCCGCAGTGGCTGCAATCCTCTCAGGGCTACACCGCGACCTATGCCGGTTACGTAACTGCCTTCTCGGGCATGTCGGCAGTGGTGATGTCACCCTTCGTGGCGCGCTGGGTGACGCGGGTCGATCCGCGCCTGCTGGTGTTCCTGGGCATCACCTGGCTGGGCGTCACCACGCTGATGCGCGCCCATTGGAACAGCGGCGGCGATTTCTGGACCTTCGCCTTCCCGCAATTGCTGCAGGGCATCGGTCTGCCGCTGTTCTTCGTGCCGGTGACGACCATTGCGCTGGGCGCGGTGAGCCCGGAGGAAACCGCCTCGGCCGCCGGTGTGATGAGCTTCCTGCGCACGCTGTCGGGCGCGGTGGCGACCTCCATCGTCACCACGGCATGGGACAGTGACTCGCGCATTTCGCGCAACGAGCTGGTCTCCCAGATGAACACCGGCCCGACGCGTGACGCGCTGGATACGGCAGGCTTCTCGCTCGGCCAGATCCGCGGCGTGATCGAGCAGCAGATCGCGACGCAAAGCACGGCGGTGGCCACGACGCATATCTTCCTGGCCTCCTCCTTCCTGTTCTTCGCCTCGGCGCTGATCATCTGGCTGGCCCCGCGTCCGCGCGGCAAGGTGGACACCAGCGCGGCGCATTAA
- the tenA gene encoding thiaminase II codes for MSFCDTIWQELAPLRRAILAQPFLSELADGTLSPDSFRHYILQDSLYLAEYARVLAIAAARAPSSAGRLEFSDGAKVAVQVEEILHQGFFAQFGVTPAMVQVAEPSPACLGYTGYLAGLAATRSYEELIAGILPCFWVYWEVGCAIKPQAVSPNPYAAWIDTYAAPDFGAATDRVRALVDEAAAQASPAIRQGMATAFRNATRFEWMFWDSAYRQAEWPVGFN; via the coding sequence ATGAGTTTCTGCGACACCATCTGGCAAGAGCTGGCCCCGCTGCGCCGCGCCATCCTCGCCCAGCCGTTCCTGAGCGAACTGGCCGATGGCACGCTCAGCCCCGACAGCTTCCGCCATTACATCCTGCAGGACAGCCTCTATCTGGCCGAATATGCCCGTGTGCTGGCCATCGCCGCGGCCCGCGCGCCCTCATCCGCCGGGCGGCTGGAGTTTTCCGACGGCGCCAAGGTGGCCGTGCAGGTCGAGGAAATCCTCCATCAGGGCTTTTTCGCGCAATTCGGTGTCACCCCTGCCATGGTTCAGGTCGCAGAGCCCTCGCCCGCTTGTCTGGGCTACACCGGTTATCTGGCGGGTCTGGCCGCCACACGCAGCTATGAGGAGCTGATCGCGGGCATCCTGCCCTGCTTCTGGGTCTATTGGGAGGTCGGTTGCGCGATCAAGCCGCAGGCTGTCTCGCCCAATCCCTATGCGGCATGGATCGACACCTATGCCGCCCCCGACTTTGGCGCGGCCACGGATCGCGTGCGGGCTCTGGTCGATGAAGCCGCCGCGCAGGCCTCGCCCGCGATTCGGCAAGGCATGGCCACCGCCTTCCGCAATGCGACGCGCTTTGAATGGATGTTCTGGGATTCGGCCTATCGCCAGGCAGAGTGGCCGGTAGGGTTTAATTGA
- a CDS encoding HlyD family efflux transporter periplasmic adaptor subunit has product MAEADLNSVSQSQEDATRSNRRKKLLTGIAIAVVAAGVVAGGWYVLIGSRHVTTDNAYVGADTATITPMVAGQIAEVDVQDTQVVHKGDVLVRIDPRDAQIALNQAEADLAKAKRQYGQTTFAGKALATQIKARQAMIVSAQAQLSSAQAAYDKAKIDLDRRRTLAPHGAVSGDELTSATNAFAAARASLEQARASVMQAGSDKGVAQGNFSATDALIAGTTVTNNPDVLAAQARVDQAKLDLERTVIRAPVDGVVSGRSVQVGQRVAAGNTLMRVVPVGALYVDANYKESQLQKVKVGQSVELTSDLYGSGVVFHGKVAGFSGGTGSAFALIPAQNATGNWIKIVQRLPVRVKLDPKELADHPLRVGLSMDADINLSSGD; this is encoded by the coding sequence ATGGCTGAAGCCGATCTCAACTCCGTTTCGCAGTCGCAGGAAGACGCGACCCGCTCGAACCGCCGCAAGAAGCTGCTCACCGGCATCGCCATTGCCGTCGTCGCGGCAGGCGTGGTGGCCGGGGGCTGGTATGTGCTGATCGGCAGCCGCCATGTCACCACCGACAACGCCTATGTCGGCGCTGACACCGCCACCATCACGCCGATGGTCGCCGGGCAGATCGCCGAGGTCGATGTGCAGGATACGCAGGTCGTCCACAAGGGCGACGTGCTGGTCCGCATCGACCCGCGCGACGCCCAGATCGCCCTCAACCAGGCCGAGGCGGATCTGGCCAAGGCCAAGCGCCAGTATGGCCAGACCACCTTTGCCGGCAAGGCGCTGGCCACGCAGATCAAGGCCCGTCAGGCCATGATCGTCAGCGCTCAGGCCCAGCTCTCTTCGGCGCAGGCCGCCTATGACAAGGCCAAGATCGATCTGGATCGCCGCCGCACGCTGGCCCCGCATGGCGCCGTCTCGGGCGACGAGCTGACCTCCGCGACCAACGCCTTCGCCGCCGCGCGCGCCAGCCTCGAACAGGCCCGCGCCTCGGTCATGCAGGCCGGATCGGACAAGGGCGTGGCTCAGGGCAACTTCTCGGCCACCGATGCGCTGATCGCGGGCACCACCGTCACCAACAACCCCGATGTGCTGGCCGCGCAGGCCAGGGTCGATCAGGCGAAGCTGGATCTGGAACGCACCGTCATCCGCGCGCCGGTCGATGGCGTGGTCTCGGGCCGCAGCGTGCAGGTCGGTCAGCGCGTGGCCGCGGGCAACACGCTGATGCGCGTGGTGCCGGTGGGCGCGCTCTATGTCGATGCCAATTACAAGGAAAGCCAGCTCCAGAAGGTCAAGGTCGGCCAGAGCGTGGAACTGACCTCCGATCTCTACGGCAGCGGCGTGGTGTTCCATGGCAAGGTCGCCGGTTTCTCGGGCGGCACCGGCAGCGCCTTCGCGCTGATCCCGGCGCAGAACGCCACCGGCAACTGGATCAAGATCGTGCAGCGCCTGCCCGTGCGCGTGAAACTCGATCCCAAGGAGCTGGCCGATCACCCGCTGCGCGTCGGCCTGTCGATGGATGCTGACATCAACCTCTCCAGCGGGGACTGA
- a CDS encoding MFS transporter, with protein MAVAALSTVVEWYDFTLYLYFATILSRSFFGSGAQALGEVLAGFAIAYLMRPLGAMVFGHMGDRHGRRQTLLLSMAMMTLAMLLTACLPTRAQAGPLAGGLLLGLRCVMGFSVGGEYTGVVAYLLEGAPEHRRGLVASLAAAASEVGGLLAVAVCAVTAGAMDQPSLDAWGWRIPFLIGALLAGGVWLARSSLPEPPLFEEARRKGQSATSPLRHALRHERAGIARGFAISALGSITYYVGITYVPAYLGSVGWRQDSSALGLSTLAAVVVIAVTPLIGLLSDHWGRKPVLLTLCAGSVVLPAAMFTLMASGDPLPAAAGACVLAALAGGVSAVGAVATAEQFSTSTRLSGLALGATSATALFGGAAPYAAHALLAATHWPAVPGALIALVALGVAPVLLHAPETARRASGGMMRTSHG; from the coding sequence ATGGCGGTGGCGGCGCTCTCCACCGTGGTGGAGTGGTATGATTTCACGCTCTATCTCTATTTCGCGACGATCCTGTCGCGCAGCTTTTTCGGCTCCGGCGCACAGGCCTTGGGCGAGGTGCTGGCGGGCTTTGCCATCGCCTATCTGATGCGGCCTTTGGGCGCGATGGTCTTTGGCCATATGGGCGACCGGCATGGGCGGCGGCAAACCCTGCTGCTTTCGATGGCGATGATGACGCTGGCCATGCTGCTGACGGCCTGCCTGCCCACCCGCGCGCAGGCCGGGCCGCTGGCGGGCGGGCTGCTGCTGGGGCTGCGCTGCGTGATGGGCTTTAGCGTGGGCGGCGAATACACCGGCGTGGTCGCCTATCTGCTGGAGGGCGCGCCCGAACACCGCCGGGGCCTTGTCGCTTCACTGGCGGCGGCGGCCAGCGAGGTCGGCGGCCTGCTGGCGGTGGCGGTCTGCGCAGTGACGGCAGGCGCGATGGATCAGCCCAGCCTCGACGCATGGGGTTGGCGCATCCCCTTCCTGATCGGCGCGCTGCTGGCGGGCGGGGTCTGGCTGGCGCGCTCATCCCTGCCCGAGCCGCCGCTGTTCGAGGAAGCGCGCCGCAAGGGGCAATCCGCAACCTCGCCCCTGCGCCACGCCTTGCGCCATGAGCGGGCCGGGATCGCGCGGGGCTTTGCCATTTCAGCGCTCGGCTCGATCACCTATTACGTGGGCATCACCTATGTCCCGGCCTATCTGGGCAGCGTGGGCTGGCGCCAGGACAGCAGCGCGCTGGGCCTCTCCACCCTCGCCGCCGTGGTGGTGATCGCGGTAACACCGCTGATCGGCCTGCTATCAGACCACTGGGGGCGCAAGCCGGTGCTGCTGACGCTTTGCGCGGGCAGCGTGGTGCTGCCCGCCGCCATGTTCACCCTGATGGCCTCGGGCGACCCGCTTCCCGCCGCTGCCGGCGCCTGCGTGCTGGCGGCGCTGGCAGGCGGGGTCAGCGCGGTGGGCGCCGTCGCCACCGCCGAGCAATTCTCCACCTCAACACGGCTGAGCGGGCTGGCGCTGGGCGCCACCAGCGCCACGGCCCTGTTCGGCGGCGCCGCGCCCTATGCCGCCCATGCGCTGCTGGCCGCCACGCATTGGCCCGCCGTGCCGGGAGCGCTGATCGCTCTGGTCGCGCTGGGGGTGGCGCCGGTGCTGCTGCATGCCCCCGAAACCGCCCGCCGCGCGTCTGGCGGCATGATGAGGACATCGCATGGCTGA
- the egtD gene encoding L-histidine N(alpha)-methyltransferase: MPDLIDVLSQDTALQIRPDHPAPPPAPFLEALLAGLSRPDKAIPCRFLYDAAGSKLFDAICELPEYYPTRTEMALLRAHAPQMARRIGANARFIELGAGSGGKAEFLLDALMAQGLPPAGYVCLDISPVPLAATAEAIEQRYPHLAVTAVCGNYLGDVDLPPSTARDVCFFPGSTIGNFERHEARAFLAQWRQRLSHFDERGAMMLIGVDLKKDVPTLERAYDDAQGVTAQFSLNVLTRANRELGADFNIDQFRHRARFVHDPGHIEISLVSQSDQTVTVDGQRFHFAAGEALHIENSHKYSLSEFAALAADAGFSVDTVWTDPRRWFSLNLLRAER, encoded by the coding sequence ATGCCCGATCTGATCGACGTCCTCTCCCAAGACACCGCTCTCCAGATCCGGCCTGACCATCCTGCCCCCCCGCCCGCCCCCTTCCTCGAAGCGCTGCTCGCTGGCCTGTCCCGCCCGGACAAGGCGATCCCCTGCCGTTTCCTCTATGACGCGGCCGGATCGAAGCTGTTCGACGCGATCTGCGAGCTGCCCGAATATTACCCCACCCGCACCGAGATGGCGCTGCTGCGCGCGCATGCCCCGCAGATGGCGCGGCGCATCGGCGCCAATGCCCGCTTTATCGAGCTGGGCGCGGGGTCTGGCGGCAAGGCGGAGTTCCTGCTCGACGCGCTGATGGCGCAGGGCCTGCCGCCGGCGGGCTATGTCTGTCTCGATATCTCGCCGGTGCCGCTGGCGGCGACCGCCGAGGCGATCGAGCAGCGCTATCCGCACCTTGCCGTCACGGCGGTCTGCGGCAATTATCTGGGCGATGTCGATCTGCCGCCCTCAACCGCCCGCGATGTCTGCTTCTTCCCCGGATCAACCATCGGCAATTTCGAGCGGCATGAGGCGCGTGCTTTCCTCGCCCAGTGGCGGCAACGCCTCTCGCATTTTGACGAAAGGGGCGCCATGATGCTGATCGGCGTCGATCTGAAGAAGGACGTCCCCACGCTGGAGCGCGCCTATGACGATGCGCAAGGCGTCACCGCGCAATTCAGCCTGAATGTGCTGACCCGCGCCAACCGCGAGCTGGGCGCCGACTTCAACATCGACCAGTTCCGTCACCGCGCCCGCTTCGTGCATGACCCCGGCCATATCGAAATCTCGCTGGTCAGCCAGAGCGACCAGACCGTCACCGTCGATGGCCAGCGCTTCCACTTCGCGGCGGGCGAGGCGCTGCATATCGAAAACTCGCACAAATACAGCCTGAGCGAATTTGCCGCTCTGGCCGCCGATGCGGGCTTCAGCGTGGATACGGTGTGGACCGATCCGCGCCGCTGGTTCAGCCTGAACCTGCTGCGGGCGGAACGCTGA
- the egtB gene encoding ergothioneine biosynthesis protein EgtB — MASTLPRPATAPLHTAELYAQVRTLTEALAAPLSDADATIQSMEDASPAKWHLAHTTWFFETFVLRDHVADYRLHHPDWPFLFNSYYEAEGVRLSRAARGMLSRPSLAEVLTYRAAVDEALLTALPTLSPAALDLVRLGCHHEQQHQELLLTDILHAFSTHPLEPALWPQDAPAPGTARPQGWIAGRSGLIEIGHLPAPESFAFDCEGPSHTAFLAPHALADRTVTNGEWIAFIESGGYDDPRLWLSDGWGWRQTQAITAPLYWRRGEDGWSQFTLAGRKLLDPAAPVCHISFYEADAFASWAGARLPTEVEWEATAMGDDPMSGHQLDAPGAVRPVAEPSPAFFGNVWEWTGSAYRPYPGFRTAPGAVGEYNGKFMSGQFVLRGGSCATPRGHLRASYRNFFHPEQRWQFMGLRLARDLA, encoded by the coding sequence ATGGCCTCGACCCTGCCGCGCCCGGCAACGGCCCCGCTCCACACGGCGGAACTCTATGCGCAGGTCCGCACCCTGACCGAGGCGCTGGCCGCGCCTTTGTCGGATGCCGATGCCACGATCCAGTCGATGGAGGATGCCTCCCCCGCCAAATGGCATCTGGCGCATACGACATGGTTCTTCGAAACCTTCGTGCTGCGCGACCATGTGGCCGACTATCGCCTGCATCACCCCGACTGGCCCTTCCTGTTCAACAGCTATTACGAAGCCGAAGGGGTGCGCCTGTCGCGCGCGGCGCGCGGCATGCTCTCACGCCCCTCGCTGGCGGAGGTGCTGACCTATCGCGCGGCGGTGGATGAGGCGCTGCTGACCGCCCTGCCCACGCTGTCCCCTGCCGCGCTCGATCTGGTGCGGCTGGGCTGCCATCATGAGCAGCAGCATCAGGAACTGCTGCTGACCGACATCCTCCACGCCTTCTCCACCCATCCGCTCGAGCCTGCCTTGTGGCCGCAGGATGCCCCCGCCCCCGGCACCGCCAGACCGCAAGGCTGGATCGCCGGGCGCAGCGGTCTGATCGAGATCGGCCATCTCCCCGCCCCCGAAAGCTTCGCCTTCGACTGCGAGGGGCCGAGCCACACCGCCTTTCTCGCACCCCATGCCCTGGCCGACCGCACCGTCACCAATGGCGAATGGATCGCCTTTATCGAAAGCGGCGGCTATGACGACCCGCGCCTGTGGCTCTCGGACGGCTGGGGCTGGCGCCAGACGCAGGCGATCACCGCCCCCCTCTATTGGCGGCGCGGGGAGGACGGCTGGAGCCAGTTCACGCTGGCGGGACGCAAGTTGCTCGATCCGGCGGCGCCGGTGTGTCATATCAGCTTCTATGAAGCCGACGCCTTCGCCAGTTGGGCCGGAGCCCGCCTGCCCACCGAAGTGGAATGGGAGGCCACAGCCATGGGTGACGATCCGATGAGCGGCCACCAGCTCGACGCGCCCGGCGCGGTACGGCCCGTCGCAGAGCCTAGCCCGGCCTTCTTCGGAAACGTGTGGGAATGGACCGGCAGCGCCTATCGCCCCTATCCCGGTTTTCGGACCGCTCCGGGCGCCGTGGGCGAATACAATGGCAAGTTCATGAGCGGCCAGTTCGTGCTGCGCGGCGGCAGTTGCGCCACACCGCGCGGCCATCTGCGCGCCTCCTACCGCAATTTCTTCCACCCCGAGCAGCGCTGGCAATTCATGGGCCTGCGGCTGGCACGGGATTTGGCGTGA